The following proteins are encoded in a genomic region of Phoenix dactylifera cultivar Barhee BC4 unplaced genomic scaffold, palm_55x_up_171113_PBpolish2nd_filt_p 000178F, whole genome shotgun sequence:
- the LOC120105031 gene encoding uncharacterized protein LOC120105031 — protein MNPAEWWVHFGGSARNLKRIAIRILFQTVSSSSCERNWSTFALIHSKQRNRLTQKRLNDLVYMHYNLRLRLKCIQEEAELKYTDPIYETFTADDDDPLLGWLVGQQQDPELDEPGSPPRPASFIATEAKVDPEQWAECNIPRTPRADQSQAQESQSPHDWYETPSERADREMLGR, from the exons ATGAATCCAG ctgaatggtgggtgcattttggcgggtccgcgagaaatctaaagcgaatagctatccggatcctctTCCAAACAGTCTCCTCTAGTAGCTGTGAGCGCAATTGGTCCACCTTCGCCCTTATCCACAGCAAACAAAGAAACCGTTTGACGCAAAAACGCCTCAACGACCTTGTTTATATGCATTACAATTTGcggttgaggctaaagtgcATCCAGGAGGAAGCGGAGCTCAAGTATACAGATCCGATTTACGAGACCTTCACTGCTGATGACGATGATCCACTACTCGGCTGGCTTGTAGGCCAGCAGCAGGATCCCGAGCTTGACGAGCCAggatcgcctccacgaccagctAGCTTCATAGCCACCGAAGCTAAGGTCGATCCAGAGCAATGGGCTGAGTGCAATATTCCACGCACTCCCAGAGCTGATCAGTCGCAGGCACAGGAGAGCCAATCACCACATGATTGGTATGAGACACCCTCCGAGAGAGCTGATCGAGAGATGCTCGGCAGATAA